acatatatacatatacacatatacatacatacacacataagtacatacacatatatacatatatacacacatatattcataaacacatgtatgtatacatgcatacacacatgtatacatgcatacacacatacatacacacatacatatatacatgcatatacatacgcTTAACAGGGTGTGATGTGCAGAGGCCTGTGGAAGGACTGCTGTCGGGTGCAGAGGCTCTGAAGGCCTGAACTAGGGGGAAACAAGACTTGGGGGGCATGGTTGGCATGGAACATACAGAGGCCTACGGATGAGGTGAAGGGTGGGATGTTTAGGAAGAGTGAGGACTAGCTCCTGTGAAGCAGCCAGCAGCGCCCTGCCCTCTGCCCACAGCCCTCATCTTTGATGGCAGCACCAACCCAGCCCACCCCAAGCACATCGGCAGCATCGATCCCAACTGCAGCGTGTCTGATGTGGTGAAAGGTGAGCCCCCCCACCATAGGCCCGGCCCATAAAGGAGCTCCAGGGACCCCTCCTAGATAACCAGGTCAGAGGGTGATCCATTCCCAGTGGGTGGGGGGCCGTGTCCCCATGGGTTTCATGTTGGTGATACCCAATGTCATTGCCAAAGGGACTGCTGCTGGGTCGGTCAGCCACCCATAACCTGAGTGGTCCTGTCTCCTCTCAGATGCCTATGACATGGCTAAGCTCCTGTGTGACAAGTATTACATGGCTTCCCCTGACCTGGAGATCCAGGAAGTCAATGGTAagcaaatgagtgtgtgtgtgcatgcatgtgcgtgcatgtgtgcctgcatgccgGCCAGAGTAGGGGAGCTGGGGGTCAGACTCCCCTAGAGAGGAGCTCTCTGTGTTATAAATTTGTTGGCACATGCATCACGTGGAGAAGACAGGCAAGGGCCCTGTCCTCGCAGAGCATACGTTCTTGTGCTAGGGAGGTTGGGTTGGGACCTGTGATAGGTGACCACTGAACATGCAGATACACCAGGTAATTTGAAAACTTGATGAGTGACAGGAGGGACAGGATGTGGGGTGACAGGGCCGGGATTGTGGAGAGTGATGTGTGGTGGGATTACCTCCCCAACCCAAGAGCCAGCAGCGTCATCCAGAGATGCTTCTGGGTGGTCAGAGCCGGCACCCACTCCCAGGCCTCCCATGCAGCTGGAGGGAAGAAGCAGGGTTGAACTTGGGCCTTTCAAGGGCCTCTGGCAGCTTGGAAAGGGCACAGCCATTCAGTCGCCTAGGCTAGGTGCAGCtgtggagacagggaagcaggtCTGCTTTGAAGGAATAAGAGCCATGGGGTCGCACTGTAGATGAGATTGTGGAAGGTGGCCTTGCCATGTGACTCCTGCCCCTGGTCTGGATTCCCACAGCCGCCAATGCCACCCAGCCTATTCACATGGTCTACGTCCCCTCCCACCTCTACCACATGCTCTTTGAACTCTTCAAGGTAAGAAGGCCACCCTTCTCAGGGGAGGCTGGGCGGGGGCTGCCCTTGGCCCTCAGCTTCAGCAGCACCTTTGGgacatccttccttcccttcccagaaTGCCATGCGGGCCACAGTAGAAAGCCACGAGTCCAGCCTCACTCTCCCCCCCATCAAGATTATGGTGGCCCTGGGTGAAGAAGATCTGTCCATCAAAGTATGTGACCCTTGACTGGGCCATGGGAGGTtatggagtggggtggggtggggtgggtgggtagagcgAGGGGTGGAGCAGATAACCTTGGAGGGTGTCTCACGTGCCCCTTGTCTCCCAGATGAGTGACCGAGGTGGGGGTGTCCCCTTGAGGAAGATCGAGAGGCTCTTCAGCTACATGTACTCTACAGCCCCCACACCCCAGCCTGGCACTGGGGGTACCCCGCTGGTGAGAGGGGTACCAGTCCCCTGGCTCCTGCTTCTTAAACTCCCAGCCACActccacctctcctccctcccccccatggCTGTGTGACGACAGACTCCTGTTGTGACTCCAGGGCCTCCCATCTCGTCCCCTGCCTGCTGGTCATCCACCCATCTGCTTAGCTGTCActtctcttcagtcttctctcttttctttctctacagaATTGCTAATTGCTGTCACCTCTGTCCCTGCTCCTGTGGAACAGGCAGTCTTGGGCTGAGGGAATAGATTCTAAGGAGCTTTTAACCACCCAGGCCTCTTGGTAGAACTCTCCTGTCCAgcatctctctttgcttctccTGCAGTTCCCCTGCCTAccacccactcccatctgctTCAGAAATGCCCCTTCTCTACCCCTGCTCCAGCACTCCTGCCTGTCCCTAGTCCAGCATCTCTGACTCACTTTTATGACCTGTGGCTCCTCTGTAGGCTGGCTTTGGGTATGGACTCCCCATTTCCCGCCTCTACGCCAAGTACTTCCAGGGGGACTTGCAGCTCTTCTCTATGGAGGGCTTTGGAACAGATGCTGTCATCTATCTGAAGGTGAGGCCCCGCCTGGGGCAAGCTTGCTGCTAGCAGGTTTCTACCCATCCCTCGTCCTTCCTGGCTCCAGACTCAGAGCTGAGCCTTGGCTCAAGTGCTGTAACTTTAAACTAACGTGATAGGCAACTTTAGGGGGTCCAAGGTCTGTAAGTAAGGCCCCTCTTCTGAGGAACCTTAGGTTGGAAGGAAGGGGACCTTACAGGTCTTGAACTTCAGTTGATAGGAATGTACCTTGGGGGTTAACAGGGATCACACAGCCCAGCCTCCTCCCTCTTCATCCTTTCCCCCTCCTGACCTTTGAGGGGACAGCTTCATGGAATGGGCCAGGGCAAGACACAGGAGGCTCAGAACCTTTTAGGGTCTTTACCAGGCCTGGGGTAGTGTTTCAGCTAATGTCTGGTTATGGGGCTGACTTAGACCTGGGTTAGGACTCCAGGGATGGAGACTGGGTAGGAAAGGGCAGTAAGCTGGGGCATGGGCAAGCAGGAGGCTGATGGCAATACTCCCTAGGCCCTGTCCACGGACTCAGTGGAACGCCTGCCTGTCTACAACAAGTCTGCCTGGCGTCACTACCAGACCATCCAGGAGGCCGGTGACTGGTGTGTGCCCAGCACAGAGCCCAAGAACACATCGACATATCGGGTCAGCTAGGGGCCTTCTCTCCCTGGCACCTGGGAGGATGCTGCCACCTCTGAATCCAGCCACCACAGGGATCTTCCCTATCTATCCCCTAGGGTACAGGGGTGAAACTGGGTCTCCCTGATGGCCAGATCTGTCTTTGTAGAAATCTCAGTGGCCCAACTGTGGTGGTCCCTAAGTGCCAATATGTCTCTATGGAGAATCCTGGGGGGTTCCCTGGAGCCTGGTCTCCATGGTGATGCTTAAGGGTTGGGGATGGCTCTACCTGATCGGGTACCCAGAGACACTTCTCCCAAGACCAGAACTGTTCATTTTCTACCAGAAACCCTGGGTCCCCCTCACAGCCTGCATAGTCCCGGCCTTCCAAGTGGCTGCCCGCTTCCCTGTACAGGCACATTGAGCTGGGTTCTTTGTCAATATTAAGAAGGATAGAGTGCCCtcaagtctggagagagactgggggAGATGGGGTCCACCCTTGACTCTGATTCTgcagcctttctctgtctctactctggACACTAAAATTGCAACTGGGAACTTGAGAGTGGGTAGCGGTCCTTTCCCAGGGTCCACCAAGAAGGCCTAGGAGTAACTTGCCCCAAGGTGATCTTAGCAATTGTTTATGTTTAGCTGCTTCTTAAATCCTTGCCCAGCATGTCCTCACATGCATACCTCCCCCACCCAGTCTATGCCCACCCTACCCTGCCTGAGCTTCAGACCCCAACCGGCCCCTGTGCCCACTATGTGTGCACAGGTGACTCATCCCATCCTATGTACATAGCCAGTTTTGTAATCTCAGAAGCCTCGCCCTTCCCCTCCGCACACAGGGGTTAAAGCCGTGTGCCCCCTCCCAGTGGCTGGGATGGTGACAGTGACATCCACAGTAAATAGATGAAAAGTGACTGGTGCCTGGCTTCCTTGCTGGGGGAGGGTGAGTCCATACAAGCAGCACCTGTGAAGATTGGTCCTCTAGGGATAACTACTCAGGACCTGACCTAGCTGGCAAACTGAGCATGCCACCAGGCAGGGCCATCTACTTCACTCACAAGACCTGGCACCTCACTGCCCAGTGGTACTCAAGGCATAGCTTAGTCCCTTGTCCCAGACAGAAAGATCACTGGTGTGTGGTAAGTATTTATTGAAAGAAGTAGATAACCATCCTCCTCCTTCACATGCAGGTGGGCACACTTGGCTCCTCAGGGCTTCAGGGACAGTAGAGCCTCCACCCTCCCCACCCAGTCTAGGAAGTGCCAGTGCCCCTATACCTTAGTTTCCCTCTGAGGTCCCCACTCCCAGTGAAGATGACTGAGCCCAAACACAGGGCGCTGGCCTTCAGCCACTTTCccaggcaggagagagggagtTAGCATGCAGGTCCTGTTCACCCCTCCAGGAAACTGAGAGGGGTGGGGGTTTCTCATCAGAAACCCGGGCCCAGTAGTAACTGACCAGCACCCAAGAAGCTGGGTCAGCGTGTCACCTGGACCCTCTATCTCTGAAAAATGTCCTACAAAGGACATGTGCCAGTCCCACCAGGGGCTGGCCCAGTCCCCCTCTGTAGCCTAGCAAACCTAAGCCAGCAGTGTTTGTCCACTCTGGGCTCACTGAGGCATTGACACACCCAAGCACCTGGGAAGCTGACAGACCCTTTCAATCCAGCAACATGCAGGCCACCTTAGATCGTGCCTCTTCACCATCTAGGCACTAGTGGGGGGATGTCCTGTGTCCCCAACAGCTCTCAATGTTACCTGTCCTCAAAGAAGGCTCAAGTACCCTCTGAAGAAGTAGATTCTAGCTCTGCAAAAGGGCCAGAGACCTGACCCAATGGGAGAGGAGTGGACCTGTGAGCTGGAGCCTGCAGGgtagggaaggggaaggaaagagagaaagagagcttccttctccccctctgtcCTTACAGAGGCCAGCTTACTCTGCCCTGctcactcttctctcctctgaggTGTCTGGGAATCCACCCTGAGTGCTACTGGCAGTGCCCACTGGCCACTCCGGGGAGAACTGTTCTCCCACCACACAGCCACCTTCAAGAGCTGAGGAGACACAGCTGTCTCCTGTCTCCAGTCGGGTTGCCCAGGCTACTCTCTAAGCATAGGAATCCTGGCTATGGTAGGGCCTCTCCTGCTAGATCACTTCCTGCTCAGTACCACTCTAGTCAGAGGGCGGAGGTTCATCCTGAACCAGGCTCCTCTGGGCTACACGTTAGCTGCATTCCTGGCCTCTGCCCTCTTCGTCTGCCACCTGCTTCCCCCTGGAAGTCTGCGCCAAACAAGTCCTGGAAATTGGGTTTATTACTGGGCCCTCCCCCTGGGGTCTCCCTCCAGAGGTCTCAGTCCAAACTGGGTGAGAGGGGGCCATTGTGCTCCAAGAGCCTGGTGCTTAGACCCTGCCTCCCTGGTGAGGCCCATGCAGGTGGCTTCAAGTGCCCCGGGGTGCCAGCCccgccatccagccatccagccatccctAGCTCTTCTTGGCCTCGTGCTCGCGGCGCCGAAGCTTCTCCCGCTGCCGTGCAGTCTTCTCCTGCGCCTTCCGTTCCTTCTCGGCAGCCGCTGCCAGCTCCTTCAACTTCCGCTTCACCAGGGCCCGGTCATGTGAATTGCTAAGCCCCAGGCTCTGGGAAGAAATCCAAAATGAAGGAAAGAGGCCCAGAACACTGCCCTGCAGACCTGCTGGAGTCTGCTCTGAAGTATGGCCTTTGCCTAGGGCCTTTGCCTAGGGCCTTTGCCTAGGGCCCCAAGGTAGAAGGAACGGCATGCAAGTGGCCAGAGATGACAACTCCTGACACTGGGTTATTTGCGACCCCGTCCTTGGCTCCAGATCCTCAACCTAGGATTGCAGCCTTAGCATGACCCTGCATAACTTCTGAGGTCCTCAGAGTGGAGAGTGACTTGCTCAAGGTCACTCGGCTAATCAGTGAGGTCCTTCCCCACTTCAAGATTTCCTATGGGGCTCTCCTTCAGTCCAGGAACCTGCAGATGTTGGTGGCCACCTCTCTACACTGTCCACTTAGCACACCAGGTGGTAACCAGGATCTGAGTATGAATATGGGATGGAGCTGGCCAAGAAAGAGGCCTGGCCTCCCAACATTGGATGGTAGCCCAaaggtcaaggtcagcctgggctggagCTAGGTCAGATGGAAGTGGTGGGCTTGAGTTTCAAGTCAGACTGAGGTGTTGTACAACACCGCAAAAGGAGAGACTTGCATAGAGGTCAGACACCAGGTCAGAGGCTAGACAGGGAGAAGAAATCCCAGGTCAGTCCAGGAGGTAAGTCAGGGTCAAAAGTCAAGGCCAAGGGTGGTCCCTATCCTTGAAGGCTATCTCAGTCTGGCTGATTGTCACCTCTGCACTCTGACCCACCTTCAGTTTGCTTCCGTCCAGCTGCAGGAGCTGCGGCCCATCCACCTGGCGGGCAGCAAACTCAGCAGCATACTGTTCCAGGTTGAGGCTGTGCAGCCACTGGCCGACCTGTTGGCTGGTCCAGTGTTGTACGGCAGGGAGGGACTCATCCAGGAACTGTGGTAGAGATGGAGAGAGTAAAGGGAGCCCAGCCTGTGGCTGGATCCCCCCAGCAGGTACAAAGGCTAGCCCCACTCACCTCATCTGAAGATTGGGACAGCGTGTGGTAGGGATAGGAGCACTTGGTCTCCTGTCGAGGACCACCGGGGATCTTGGGGCTACTGCTGGGAGGTGTGGAGTCATCGCTCAGGGTAGATTCCTACACAGAAAGGGATGTGTGCCAAGGAGTAAGGTCACCTCCCACCTCCAAGCCCATCCCCTGACCAGATGGGGCTGAAATACTACACTAGGTACCAGCAGCTGTTCAATGCTCCAGGACCAGGGACTCAGAACTAGAGAAGACACAGACTGTGATGACTGAAGTGACATATCAGAACCTGAGCTCTCTAGGAGGAAGCTGGCTACCCAGAGAACATGGTCCTAGCATTAAGTTAGACAGATGAATTATTaggaatggggaggggggggggggctaggtGCTGCCTGTAGGCAACCTACCAGGATCCCTCCCCCAGGCTGGGTCATATGTCCCTGCTATATAAAATCCTTCTCCTCTTAACCTCTCACAGGCTgattttccagaggtcctgagttcaattcccagccaccacatggtggctcacaatcctctgtaatgggatctggtgccctcttctggcctgcaggcatacatgcaggcagaacactgtatacataataaataaataaatcttaaaaaaaaaaaattcttctcctAGGCCTCTTGCATCTGGCTAGTGGGTACACCCAGTGGCTTTGGATCCCTGTGAAGACTTGGGCTGTGTCTCGCTCAGCACGATGTCCCCTGGGACCAGCACAAAGGGACTGAAGAATATCAAGCGGTTAGAGAATAAAGCTGCACATCAGAAGGGCCTCTCCCCTGAACCCCACGGTTTCTGATTCTCCTTATCCCTAGCACCATACACAGCTGTTCACATCTGTGGGCGAGTCCCTTTTCCCCGAACCTCATTTGCTCATCTGTACAATGTTAATAATAATGACTGCCTTGCCTATATCACAGTTAAAGCCATCTGTAGTGGGCTTTGTAATGCACAGTGGTCTCTGCGAACATAAGGAGACTTTGGTATTGGTTGTGTTGATGGTTCTTATTTCCTAGGCTTTATAATGCACAGTGGTCTCTGCGAACATAAGGAGACTTTGGTATTGGTTGTGTTGATGGTTCTTATTTCCTAGGGTCTGGAGCTTTCAAGGTAGAGGTCCTGCTTATCTCCAAGACTTCCCACCATGCAGATGGCCTGCTCTTGATGGTGCAATCCAGACCTGCCTCAGGCAGAACACTAAGAAGCAAGGGTCCCTCAGACTGAGTGAGCAGTGAGGGGCTCAGTGTTCCCACAGGAAGTGTAGGAAGCAGTATAAATGCATGAAATACGAACGGGTATGAATGCATGAGCCATGAATGAATGAAGCCAGAGAGTAGATGTAAGTCATGGGTCACTGGGCAGCTCTGTGGAGGGACACTATGGGTCCCAGAAAAACCCAGGTCCCAGTCCAAGCCATGATATGTCCTTGTCATGAGCCTAGAAGCCAGTGTAGGCAAGGTCGTCCTGGAGTTACACTGGGAGGGATGGCATACTcttgtagtcccagcactaagaaggctACGGCAAGAGGATGTAtagctccaggctagcctgggctacagagtaagactgcCTCagcaaggaaaagggaaaaagagatggatgagaagaaggaaggagaaaaagagggaataAAGACCTGGGCTTACCTGGGAAGCTGACTTCTTGGGGCTGAAGCCCTCGTGTTTGGGGGAACAGGTTGGGGAGGTGGTGCTCCCCGAGGAAGCAGAGCCCTTGCCGCTGTCTGTGAACCAGGAAAAGGGCAGGAATGGGGAGCTCCCTGTCCTCCCAGAGCCTTCTACAGACTCCCTGTGGAGAAAGCATCCAGCATGGTGTGGGTATCCAAGAGGGGAAGGGAGCTGTGGGTGGGTGCCATGGGTACCTCTCACCTGCTGCCCATGGACAAGCGGTTGCTACCCTTCTCCTTCCGGCTCTTGCCAGTGGATGCTCGGCGGAGAGTGACCCTGTAAGGAGGCAGGGGGAGTAAGTAGGGCATGCCTGCCCACCATGATGCTCTGACCCCATCAGTTTCAAGGACACTTGCAATACTCACCCCAGGTCCAGGAATTTCCTGCGAGTCTTCTTATCTAAGCCAATGGTGGGGCTGGCAGGCTCAGGGGGGCTGGCATCCCGGCTGTCATCtttagaaagagaaggggaggaaaacaGGTAACTCAATggcctcctgctgctgcctgtgtgGGGTGGTAGACATTTCTTGACTTAGAATTAGGCCATTTGGCTCTAGGGTTCTTCGTTAGCTGTGTGACCCAGGATAAGACACTGTCTGTGTGTCTTAGTTCAAGCAGACATGCGCCTAATTTTTACAGTACCTAATGGGAGCTCAGGCTTATGCCTTTCATAAACTCTTAACAGCACTTTACATCTGAGAAGGTAGGactttttgtttgatttcattgttgttgttgttttgagatggggttttctCTGTGTTACTTTAGttgccctggagctcactctgtagaccagactgtcttcaaactcagagattcacccgCGTCTTGCCTCCTAAGTacagggattaaagatgtgcaccaccagctgggcggtggtgacgcacacctttagtcccagcacttgggaggcagaggcaggcggatttctgaggtcagcctggtctacagagtgagttccaggacagccagggctacacagagaaaccctgtctcgaaaaaccaaaaccaaaacaaaacaaaacaaaagatgtgtaccaccaccacctagtCAGAGGTGGagctattaatattaattttgtttttgttttttgagacagggtttctctgtatagccttggctgtcctggaactcactcggtagaccaggctggcctcgaactcagaaatctgcctgcctctgcctcccaagtgctgggattagaggagtgcgccaccactgcccggcaattagttctttttttgagacagggtctcaatgaAACCCAGGGTGTCCTGGAGCTCCCTATGTGGCCGTGGCTTCTGATTCTCCCGTCttcacctcctgagtactggaaaaCCAGGGTACATGACCGTATCTGGTATTctgtcatgcttcctgtcatACTACTGACTTTATCTTGGCCGTTTTCTAACCAGCCTTTCACTCTTGGCTCAAATGTTACCTCCTCAGGGAAGCGTTTCCAGTCAGATGAGGACACTTAGCAACTGTGCATATTTCCTGCATAGCTTTTATTACAGCTTGTACCTATACAGTAATTACGGGGTGGTTTGATTGTTTCTTTCCTAAGCTACATGTTCCCAGAGGCAAGGGCTGTCTCTATGCTCTGTTTGGGTCCAGCGATGTCTGACATATAGTAAGCTtctgtaaatgaagaaagaaacatgATAGCCAGCCTTCCATCTCCCCTGCAACCACCCAACCGCTGGCCTGATTGCGGTTCCAATGCTCGTCGGCAGGGGACGCCGCGCCTACCGGGCTCACCTTCGCTGTGCGGCTCTGCTCGAGGGTAGCGACGCACGAAGCTGGGGGAGCTGTCGGAGGAGGGTGCAGAGCGCGGTGGCGAGCTGGAGGTGGCAGCCAGGCCCTCATGCGAGGCGGCGTTGTGCAGGGGCCGGTATCGAGCGAGTGGCGAGGGCGGCGGCTCGTCCTCATCCAGACTGCGCCTCAAGCCCGGGGGCTCCAGGCAGAAAGAGCCACCGGCTGGGGAGCCTGGACCCGAGTGTAGAGGCGAGCGCAGCCGGTGCAGTGGGCTACCGCAGCCGTCGGTCACCTGGAAGAGGGGCAGCTGTTCAGcgtcctcccccccacccccacttactTCCCAGAGGATGGGGGCCAGTTTCCCCGTCGGCTGTATGGGGAGCACTAAGGAAGCTCTGTTTCTTGGGGTCAGGAGAGCGAGTTTCCTCGGACCCGGGGTTGGAGAAATAGATGATCACATGAAGTGAAGACATCCTGCTTCATTTGCACATCCCACAGTTAATGGGACTTCCCGAACCCTTCTGGTTTCAGCTTCATCTGTCAAATGGGCTAACACCTTTTCCTGCACAGAGAGGTACAGGAGCCAGAAGTGAATTGCTAACTGACCTTTGGGGGAGCATGACTGTCAGATCTCCAAGGGCACACTTCCCTGGAAGCGTGAGGGAGGGAGTATGATCCAGGGCTatgatgtgggtgtgtgtatgttacCCCAACCTTGCCTCCGGGCCCATCAGAGCCTTCACCGTCCTCAGCAGAGCTGGCACTGTCGCGTAGCCTGGAGCGGGAAGGCCGGTGTCTCCGGCCCTTGGCCAGCAGCTGAGCCCTGGCTTTGTGTAAGCTGCTGTCCAGTCTGGTGGTCTCTGGTACAGCCAAGTCCAGGTCTGCAAACGGAGACCAGAGCCACCTCAGATGGGCCACCCTGACTCAGCATCCCAgacatttaattggtgcttggGAGTACCTCCCACTGTGCCCGTAGGTTGAAATTCGGCTCTACCACATTTGGGCTGGGCTCCTAACCCCACCTGCTAGCACCAGCACATAGCACAGCATGCCCGGTCCTCCTGTGGGCATGGCTGGCCTATGTGcagacactcacagacaggggTGAGAGGAGGCACACCCACCTGAATCCTAAAGTTTGAGTAAGAGTTGGCAAGCATTGGTATGGGtgaaaagcaggaagaagagatggaacCTC
The nucleotide sequence above comes from Arvicanthis niloticus isolate mArvNil1 chromosome 6, mArvNil1.pat.X, whole genome shotgun sequence. Encoded proteins:
- the Samd14 gene encoding sterile alpha motif domain-containing protein 14 isoform X2; translated protein: MKFLTWTWLYQRPPDWTAAYTKPGLSCWPRAGDTGLPAPGYATVPALLRTVTDGCGSPLHRLRSPLHSGPGSPAGGSFCLEPPGLRRSLDEDEPPPSPLARYRPLHNAASHEGLAATSSSPPRSAPSSDSSPSFVRRYPRAEPHSEDDSRDASPPEPASPTIGLDKKTRRKFLDLGVTLRRASTGKSRKEKGSNRLSMGSRESVEGSGRTGSSPFLPFSWFTDSGKGSASSGSTTSPTCSPKHEGFSPKKSASQESTLSDDSTPPSSSPKIPGGPRQETKCSYPYHTLSQSSDEFLDESLPAVQHWTSQQVGQWLHSLNLEQYAAEFAARQVDGPQLLQLDGSKLKSLGLSNSHDRALVKRKLKELAAAAEKERKAQEKTARQREKLRRREHEAKKS
- the Pdk2 gene encoding pyruvate dehydrogenase kinase, isozyme 2 isoform X1 translates to MRWVRALLKNASLAGAPKYIEHFSKFSPSPLSMKQFLDFGSSNACEKTSFTFLRQELPVRLANIMKEINLLPDRVLSTPSVQLVQSWYVQSLLDIMEFLDKDPEDHRTLSQFTDALVTIRNRHNDVVPTMAQGVLEYKDTYGDDPVSNQNIQYFLDRFYLSRISIRMLINQHTLIFDGSTNPAHPKHIGSIDPNCSVSDVVKDAYDMAKLLCDKYYMASPDLEIQEVNAANATQPIHMVYVPSHLYHMLFELFKNAMRATVESHESSLTLPPIKIMVALGEEDLSIKMSDRGGGVPLRKIERLFSYMYSTAPTPQPGTGGTPLAGFGYGLPISRLYAKYFQGDLQLFSMEGFGTDAVIYLKALSTDSVERLPVYNKSAWRHYQTIQEAGDWCVPSTEPKNTSTYRVS
- the Samd14 gene encoding sterile alpha motif domain-containing protein 14 isoform X1, translated to MASSKLREPVDEVFDLDLAVPETTRLDSSLHKARAQLLAKGRRHRPSRSRLRDSASSAEDGEGSDGPGGKVTDGCGSPLHRLRSPLHSGPGSPAGGSFCLEPPGLRRSLDEDEPPPSPLARYRPLHNAASHEGLAATSSSPPRSAPSSDSSPSFVRRYPRAEPHSEDDSRDASPPEPASPTIGLDKKTRRKFLDLGVTLRRASTGKSRKEKGSNRLSMGSRESVEGSGRTGSSPFLPFSWFTDSGKGSASSGSTTSPTCSPKHEGFSPKKSASQESTLSDDSTPPSSSPKIPGGPRQETKCSYPYHTLSQSSDEFLDESLPAVQHWTSQQVGQWLHSLNLEQYAAEFAARQVDGPQLLQLDGSKLKSLGLSNSHDRALVKRKLKELAAAAEKERKAQEKTARQREKLRRREHEAKKS
- the Pdk2 gene encoding pyruvate dehydrogenase kinase, isozyme 2 isoform X2; the protein is MKEINLLPDRVLSTPSVQLVQSWYVQSLLDIMEFLDKDPEDHRTLSQFTDALVTIRNRHNDVVPTMAQGVLEYKDTYGDDPVSNQNIQYFLDRFYLSRISIRMLINQHTLIFDGSTNPAHPKHIGSIDPNCSVSDVVKDAYDMAKLLCDKYYMASPDLEIQEVNAANATQPIHMVYVPSHLYHMLFELFKNAMRATVESHESSLTLPPIKIMVALGEEDLSIKMSDRGGGVPLRKIERLFSYMYSTAPTPQPGTGGTPLAGFGYGLPISRLYAKYFQGDLQLFSMEGFGTDAVIYLKALSTDSVERLPVYNKSAWRHYQTIQEAGDWCVPSTEPKNTSTYRVS